GCTCCCAGAGCCAATCTGACGGCGATCTCGCGCCGCCGCGAAGTGGCACGCACCATCAGCAGGCTGGCGACGTTGCCGCAGGCGATCAGCAGCAGGAGCGCGACGGCGGCAAACAGCAATCCGAGGAAGCGGCGGAAATCCTCGCGGTCCGAAGCCGTCAGCCCCAGCCCTGCGATCAGCGCCGCGCCGCGCGTCTTGTTGGTTTCAGGATAAGCCTGCGCGAGCTGACCGGCGATGGTCGCAATCTCTGCCTGCGCCTGTTCGAGCGTGACCCCGCCCTTCAGCCTGCCGAAGATGGCGATCCAGCCGGCGCTGCGGTCTCGAAGAACGCCGGCAGACATTCGCGGGATGGCTTGCGGCTGCATGGCCATCGGCAGCCAGACATCGAACGACATGCCGGTTACCGTGCCGCTGAACTCTTCACGGGCGACGCCGACGACCGTGAAGTCATGGCCGTTGAGCTTGATGGTCTGTCCGACGGCCGACGGGTCAGAGCCGAAAGCGCGCCGCCACAGGCCGTGACTGATGACGGCGACCGGGTGCGCGCCTTCGGCCTCGTCATCTTCCGATTGCAGCAAGCGGCCCAGCGCCGGACGCGCCCCCAGCACCGAAAAGTAATTGCCGGTGACGACATCGCCGCGCAGTCGCTCGGTGGTGTTGCCGGCGAAGCTCAACGGCGTGCCGACGTGCGCCGCCAGCCCCGAAAAGGTGTCACTCTGGTTGCGATAGTCGAGATAGTCCGGGTAGCCGAAGCTGTCATACGCGCGGCCTCCCTGAAGGCGCTCGAAGGCGACGAGCTGATCGGACGCTTCGACCCCGGCAAGCGGTCGCAGCAGCACGGCGTTGACCAGGCTGAAGATCGCCGTATTCGCGCCGATGCCTAAGGCGAGCGCGATGACGGCCAGCGCCGTCCAGGCGGGGCTCTTTACGAGCAGCCGCGCCGCATAGCGTATGTCTTGCCAGAGAGCTTCCATCATTCACCTCTGTCTGCTCGCTCACGTCGTCCTGATGATTTATTGATTAGACGCAGGCAGGCGCGTTTCTCTTCCCTTCATTCTGACGCCGCTCGCCATGCGTCGTAGGCGGCGATGAACTGCGGGTCGCGGCGGCGGAGCTTCTCATAATCGATCTTCTTGCTGCGCGTCATCATCTGGAAGGCGAACGGTAGCGCATCGAGATGCATATCGTCCTCGGCGTTCTCGAACATCAACAGGCTGGCAAAAGCGGCGTCCTGATAGGCATCGATCACCGGCTTGCGGGTGCGCTGAAATTCGGCGAGCGTCGCCCTGGTGTCGCGGCCTTCGGCAAAACAGCGGGCCAGGGCAATCGCATCTTCGAGCGCCAGCTTGGTGCCCGAGCCGATGGAAAAATGCGCCGTGTGCAGCGCGTCACCCAACAGCACGACGTTGCGGTGATGCCATTGCCGGTTCTTGATCAGAGGGAAGTTGAGCCAGCGCACAAAGTCGTTCGCAAGCAAGGCGTGGCCGTTCAAGTCTTTCCTGAAGACTTCGGCGAGATAAGCGCAGGTCTCGGCTTCGCTCATGTTTTCAAAGCCGGCGTTGGCCCAGGTCGTTTCGCCGCATTCGACGATGAACGTGCTGGTCGTGTCGTTGAACTTGTACGAGTGGGCGATGAACAGCCCGGCCTCGTGCTCGCGGAAGGTCAGCGTCAACCCGTGAAAGAGCTGGTGTGTGCCGAGCCAGATGTACCTGTTTTTGCGCCAGTCTACGGTCGGCTGAAAAGCTTCCGTATAGCTGCGGCGCACCAGACTGTTCGCGCCATCGGCGCCGACCAGCAGGTCGCAAGCCGCGAGCGATGCAACGTCGGTGACGTTGGTGTGGAAGCGCAGACGGACGCCGAGGGCGCGGCAACGGGTTTGCAGGATGTTGAGGAACGCCAGCCGCGCGATGCCGCTGAAACGGTTGCCGCGAATCGTCACCGGCTGATCGCGGTGAACGACGACGACATTATCCCATGTCTGGCAGGCGCGCATGATCTCGTTGAACGACGGCTCGTCGTTGTCCTTCAGGTAGGCGAAGGTTTGATCCGAGAAGACGATCCCCCAGCCGAAGGTGTCTTCGGGGCCGTCGCGCTCGATAAGGGTAATCTCATGCGACGGGTCGAGCCGCTTCATCAGAATAGCGAAGTAAAGCCCGGCAGGGCCGCCGCCCAGAATATTGATCTTCATACGCACGACCTCAAGCGTTGAGCTTAGCCGCAAGCCGAGCAATCAGCAACCGCCTTCGTGGACGACTTCCTTATCTCTTTGCT
The sequence above is a segment of the Blastocatellia bacterium genome. Coding sequences within it:
- a CDS encoding FAD-dependent monooxygenase; this translates as MKINILGGGPAGLYFAILMKRLDPSHEITLIERDGPEDTFGWGIVFSDQTFAYLKDNDEPSFNEIMRACQTWDNVVVVHRDQPVTIRGNRFSGIARLAFLNILQTRCRALGVRLRFHTNVTDVASLAACDLLVGADGANSLVRRSYTEAFQPTVDWRKNRYIWLGTHQLFHGLTLTFREHEAGLFIAHSYKFNDTTSTFIVECGETTWANAGFENMSEAETCAYLAEVFRKDLNGHALLANDFVRWLNFPLIKNRQWHHRNVVLLGDALHTAHFSIGSGTKLALEDAIALARCFAEGRDTRATLAEFQRTRKPVIDAYQDAAFASLLMFENAEDDMHLDALPFAFQMMTRSKKIDYEKLRRRDPQFIAAYDAWRAASE